In the genome of Magnolia sinica isolate HGM2019 chromosome 2, MsV1, whole genome shotgun sequence, one region contains:
- the LOC131227145 gene encoding NAC domain-containing protein 104-like, translating into MSSINLPPGFRFHPNDEELIVHFLYRKAARLPCHPDIIPDIELYRYDPWELNGKALEGENQWYFFSHRTQNPATANGYWKPIGVDDTITSGSRTVGMKKSLIFYVGESPFGIKTNWVMHEFHLLDCATSSKSSKKRGKPKTVSKDWILCRVHERDSGSQSSFCDEGTELSCLDEVFLSLDDDLDEISLPN; encoded by the exons ATGAGCTCTATCAACCTCCCTCCTGGTTTCCGATTCCACCCCAACGATGAAGAGCTCATCGTTCATTTCCTCTACCGCAAGGCGGCCCGCTTACCTTGCCACCCCGACATCATCCCCGACATCGAGCTCTACCGCTATGATCCATGGGAACTCAATG GCAAAGCATTGGAAGGAGAAAACCAATGGTATTTTTTCAGCCATAGAACACAAAACCCAGCCACAGCCAATGGTTATTGGAAGCCAATAGGTGTGGATGACACAATCACTAGTGGTAGTAGGACAGTTGGAATGAAGAAATCTCTAATCTTCTACGTCGGTGAATCTCCATTTGGGATTAAAACCAATTGGGTAATGCATGAGTTTCATCTCTTGGATTGTGCTACTAGTAGTAAATCTTCAAAGAAGAGAGGAAAGCCCAAAACA GTTTCGAAAGATTGGATCCTGTGCCGAGTGCATGAGAGAGATAGCGGTTCGCAATCGAGCTTCTGCGATGAGGGGACAGAGCTTTCATGCTTGGATGAGGTTTTCTTGTCGTTAGACGATGATCTCGATGAGATTAGTTTGCCGAATtag